The genomic interval CTGTTTTTCAGATTGAAGCTTAAGACAGAAGTGAAAGATTAAGATTAAGATTTAGGAGGGGTCAAATAACCTGGTGACTTCAGAAAGCAGACTATCCAACCTTGTTTACATTTCTTGCTTTGGCTGAGCACCTCTAACAGGCTGTGCAGGAATGCATTTGGGTGTAAGGTGCACCCTCCACCTGCAGGAGCTAAGAGATTAATCATATATTTGAACATCAAGGCAATTCTGTGGTGTATTTATTGGTGACTTTAATATTGGGTAAGAATCCCCCTGGACTGAGCTGAAATTCagctttgactttttttcttttgcaaaggtatacatacatacatacatattttttttttaaagagagagagagagacagatagacagacagacaggaaggaagagaggtgggaagcattaactcgtaggtATAtcacttttagttcattgattgcttctcatacatgcctgacCAGAGAGCCCCAGcagagtcagcaaccttgggcttcaagccaacaacctttgggctcaagccagcgaccacggggtcatgttgatgatcccagctcaagctgctgagcctgaggTCAAGCCTatgacctccaggttttgaatctgggtcctcagcgtcccagactgatgctctatcctctgcaccaccactagtcaggtgATAAGGCACATTTTTGAAAGAGACATTCTGGACTGTTTCAGGTAGGAGAGAGTTATCATTGCACTGCTTGAATTCTTTCCCCTTCAGGTAGGTGGCTTTCCCACTGATTCCTGCTGAGAAGAGACCCCACAGACAATCAGTTCCTATTCTGTGTCAGTCCTCATATCTTTTGGAACCCTCCTTGCCAATACTCGAGGAAGATAATTATCACctacattttatagataagagtaataactaacatttactaAGTGTTTTTTGTCAGCAGTATGTTGACTGTTTTTAAAGCATCATTCTATTtgagtaaggtgaccaatcgtcctcctttagggaggacagtccttcttatgtaagttccatcctccctcaaaaagtgtcctcctacatgtcctcctttttgatattggaagactaatctgtaaatgtccgtattcaagaCGATCCATttcatgtgatgtgacatatttgtatttgacatgacaatttgtcaaggatcagtacagtgcagcaagACACGAATATGAGACACACGCGCtctgcacgggagaccttgagagagcgtgtGATACACCGAGTGTGCAAAAGACTGTGTGCTTCTTATTGAAACACGAGGAgacggcacatatgacattgtagaccagcggttctcaacctgtgggtcgcgaccccggcgagggtcgaatgaccaaaacacaggggtcgcctaaagccacagGGAAATacatatgttatttaaaaatgtattgtataataaatatgtattttcctgtggctttaggcgacccctgtgttttggttgttcgactcccgccggggtcgcaacccacaggttgagaaccgctgttgtagactcacgattatttctttctcagtgaatattcagtcATAGaaaggtaagcacaattcatgtaaaattcaatatgaagggtatttcttgttcagatatttacaatatattgttacaagatgatacattgacaaaaattCATTTAGATactattatctaaatgagtacttttttcttcttattattaaaaattaataggcatgtaagcataattacaatataaaatataaatattttattatgcatttatatattatagtgtattattgttgcaatgaataaaatgttcatttacgatattgttttcttcaattaatttttctccttttcattgtaaaaaagttggtcaccttaatttgAGTCTCACAGCAATACTCTAAAATTGGAACTATTATATGGATGGGAAAAACAACGGTCAGGGAGGGGAAGTGTCTTAGGATACACAGCAAGTCAAAGTTGGCGTTTGAATCCAGGTCTTTCCGACCAAGAGGCTAAACTGCCTCATCACTCATTTCTGATGAACTTGGGCTTTTGTTCcgtggaaacagagagaaaggagaatatTTGAAGGAGAAGGCTAACGTTGACTTTCACCTAACCCAAACGCAAGAGTAGGTATATCTTGATAGACTTCTAGCTAACCTCTGACCCAGGCCATACCTGGCGACAAGGAAGTGGCGCGCGTGCGCACGGCCTCCCGCTCGGCCCTCCGCTCGGCCCCGCCCCCGGGGAGGACTCCGCTCCTTGCTCTCGGCTCTGGGGCTTGCGCACTACGTCCCCAGCCAGTCGCTCCTTCCCGGTGGGGACTTCCGGTGCGCAGGGTGCGGTTCCGGGTCGTGGTGCGACTCAGGGCAACAGGGTTGCTGCTCCGCCGGCGGGTGGCGGCGAACAGCGGGGGCATGAGGGCGAGCCCAGAAAGCGGCCGCTGAGCGGGCCGGGAGGAGCGCCTGTACCCGAGGATCCCGAGAGTTCGGGACAGAGCCCGGGAGGCACGGGGGAGCCGGGTCATCCCTGAAGGAACGAGTCCCGGGGCCGACCCGGCCGTAGTGTGGCAGCACCTTCAGGTAAAGGTTGCCCCAGCCGCTAGTTTACTCACTCGCTTTCCTGCCAGCCACCCGAATTGCCTGGCGGCTCCTCACTCCTCCGCTCTTGGGGCCGCCCAGCGGGCAGCGTGTCTGGCTCTTGCTCAGGTCTCCCGTGAGCATCCGTTTCCTGGCCCTTTCCAGGACCGGAGGCTGCTGTCGGAGCCTGACAGCTGGCTGGGTGTGTGTGCGCTTTGGCGGAGCAGAAGCTAGTGGAGCTGGTAGCGTTGGGTGcggtgaggggagggaggtgggtgcTGTCGGCCCTGGTAGTTTCTGGCCCCACATTCAGCAACATTTAGGTGTCCTACTCTTCGCAGTATGAACATCAGGGTTTTCAAGCATTGCCGGTGTGGTTCCTAGCGCCCCTTCTCCTCGTTGCCCCAAAGGGGTAAAAGGCTTCGCAGGACAGTTTTTTTCTAGGTGGAGTGCTGTTGTAACTTTGATTCagccttttattttggggaatggtggagtgttgagtgttCTAGATCTGTTTaaggtagaaaagaaaatgattgcaGTTTAAACAAGAGTATTTCACTGGAGGCCTAAAAGTTTCCTCAGAAATTGGTCAAAATTTCATTCTGAATGAACCAAGTAGTTTCGAAGCCTATCAACAGTACCTGGCGCTGTGCAAAAACAAAAGGTAAACCAAAACCAGCAAAGTTCAAAACTTCCCTAGGTGTGAACGGTCAAACGGAGAGAGGTGTTTATAAAACCAACATTCTCGTTCTGTTTTGACAAGCAAAAGGGATGGATTCCTAATTTAAAAACCCACTTGGAACAGGAAAAGGAGGCGTCACCTTTTATAACTTATGCACTATGAGCCCGCGTGAGATGCTCAATCCATGCTGCAAGAGTTCTGGATGAAGCGCTGATAATTGGTTTCATCTTTTTCGGTTTACACTTGCAAGCTTGCTGTGGCCTGCAGGGTGTGCAGATGGCCCCTTTCCCATTCGGCCTCGTGCTCATATCTTGGTTTAACTGCTGTGATCCCATACTGAACTCACATTCCCCTACACCTCCTGATCTGGCTCCTGACTACCTGTCTAGCCATGCTTGAAAAGACTCCCTTTCTAAAGTACTCTACCCTGATCCTTTACTCTAGATAAGGAGGAACTGAAGTCATGTTTGTCCCTTGTGTTTTGTAGGACATTTTTCCTGTCTAGAAGGTTTCTCCTTTTCTGTTACTGCCTGTGAGATAGTACCCAGGGCCCAACTGAAATTGGCCTCCCTCAACCAATTCAGGACAACCCtaggtggaatttttttttctagactcCTATAAACACTCATACCTacaattatttcacttagcaagcATTTACTGAATATGGTTATATACAGGTACCGTGCCACACAATCTGGAGATAAGTAAGACTCAGTCCTTGCTGCAGGGAACTCAATTTAGTGAGAGAGGTAAGGGAATAATTCCAACGGGGAATGCTAAGTGCGCTGTGTGACAGTTTTCTGTGACACCTGGTCTGGTAGCACAGAAAGGGGGTGAGGATTCATTTTTGAGGAGTGTGCTATGGCCAGGTAATGCTTCATAATGTGGGGCTAactaagctttatttatttactaggtACTGGGTATTACATATGGGTTTCTCTTGTTTAATCATATTCATCTCAATTTACAGATTAGGAAGACTCAGGATAAATTACACAGCTGGTACGagccagagccaggattcaaacccaggtttgTCTGATGTCTACCTTTGTGCTTTGTTCATTATATGTTTTGCCTTCTTTCTCACACCACAGCTCTTTATAGGAGAAAAAATATGAGTGTCAAAATTAATAGGACAGATGTTCCCTTAAATGTAGAGAAGACCATGATCTTTCAAAGAAAGAAGGTGATAGGTAGGGCAGCTCAGCTTTGAATATGAGCAAGAAGACACTCGTAGAGAACAATCATGAATTCTGTATTCAGTTTCTGGTTCCTTCTCTTGTTAGATatgtgacctttggcaagttTCTTAATTATAAGCATTATTTTCTTCAAGTATGGGTTGGGGTAGGGAGATAATATGGACCTCAAGGAGTGTTGCAAATAGGTAATAAGCTAATGTAGATaaagggcctgatctgtggtaaGATTCCTGAAGTCATAACTGTAAGATGCAAAGGTGCAGTGGTTTTATAGTGATGAATACACCATCCTGAATAGAGCGAGCCATTGCTGCTTTTTAGTGGGGATACTGGGAGGTAAAGTTGGCGTGTGTCCGTAGGGGTCATTGTCAGTGAGGGCTTGAGTGCCAGGCAAGAGAGGTAAATTCCATTTCTGCTTATAACTTTTCTAGTTAATAAGTACTCTGTGGATCTGTGACTCATTCAGCAATGACGGGGAAACTGTTAGACCCTGGGGATGCAAATAGGAATAACACCAGGTTCTCACCCTGAGTTTGTTGACAGTCAGCGGGAGAGGTGGGCTGGAGAAGAGACGTTTATGTGTAGGTGAACTGTAGTAAAGTACTGTGGGTACAAAGATAGCAGTTCTCACAGGGTACCAAGTAGCACAAAGGAAGGAACACTGATTATGGAAGCTAATGAGCCCTTACTGCGTGCCAGCATTGTATgaaatgtattatctcatttacttCTGTATAGGAAGGTGTATGTTAGCATTctggttttacagatgaggaaaggagagcacagagaggttaaataaattCCTTGAATGTAGCCCTGGGCAATGGAttgattggttagagtgttgccagaagtgcagaggtcgccagttcgatcccaggtcagggcacatacaggaacagatcgatgttccttcAGTTTACACTGTGAGTAGAGGGGATTAGCTGCTAGACTTTGATATCTCCACTGTTGAGTACTACATACACCATGTTGTTTCTTCTTTGTGATGGGGATGGGGACCCTCTGGAGACACTTCAGAGAAGAGCTAGCCCTCCAGCTGTGTTTCAGTGTGTTGGTCACTGTGCCAGGCAGTGGGGATAATGAAGAATGAGTGTGGCCCCTGCACTCAAGGAGCTTATTGCTGCTTCTGTCatgttaatatatttctttttttttagtgggggTTTACTTTGCTAGTTGACTCAGAACTGAAGACTTTAGAAACTGTCTGGTACCTCAGTGGATTTATAAATGCTTCAGGCTGAGAATTTGCTGGAAATCTGTTATTCTGATATATAGGCCTTATTGTTAAAGACACAGCAATAGATACGAAATTATATGACAAGGATTCTGTCACATTATGTTTTTCCCCCATGGGAAATGCCCTGACCTTGTGTTTTCTGTGAGTTTGAAGTTTTTGAGAAGTTTTGACTTTGTAATTAGCATGTTTCAACTTGtgttaaatttaaaacaactgaGCACTTATATTTTAGTCCTTGTTAAATGTTTCCCTTATACTTTGTTTCCTTTAATCTTCATGATTCTAGGGTAATAGGTGATATACCCCATTTAACACATGAATAACCCAAggcttagtgcaggggtccccaaactttttacacagggggccagttcactgtccctcagactgttggagggctggactataaaaactatgaacaaatccctatgcacactgcacatatcttattttaaagtaaaaaaacaaaacgggaacaaatacaatatttaaaataaagaacaagtaaatttaaatcaacaaactgaccagtatttcaatgggaactatgagcctgcttttagttaatgagatggtcaatgtgctcctctcactgaccaccaatgaaagaggtgccccttccagaagtgtggcagggggccggataaatggcctccgggggccgcatgcggcccgcgggctgtagtttggggacccctggcttagtgtTTAAGTATCTTACCCaagagtcacacagctagtgagtgatAATGCCAGAAAAAAAACTGGACTTTCTAAAAGAGTGagcacatatttattaaattaattttcttttgagcaTCTTCAACTCAAATGACCATAATATAATGTAGAAAGTAGGGCAGACGTTGATGAACTGAAGGGCATATGACCATATGTTGCTGTGTGAGAAAGTAGACCCATTGTCCCTGGATCTTTTGCTTGTTTTCAAGAGATGCTGGAAATCTgagttttaatatattatatttaggttaaaaaaattgccatttaaaaagttattatgggccctgctggttggctcagtggtagagcgtcagaccaGTGTGTAGATATCCTGGgattgattcccggtcagggcacacagaagaaaccaccatctgcttctctataccctcccttaccccttctctccccctccccctcgccctccccctccccctcccccttctcctcccccttcccctctcttcctacCCCTCTACCctgctgctcctgcagccatggcttgattgatttgagcatatcAGCCTGGGacctgaggatgggtccatggagcctctgcctcaggcactgaaaatagcttggttgctagcatgggcctagatgggcagagcacagccccagataggggttgccagattgatcctggttggggcgcatgcagagtctgtctccccttctctcacttggaaaagaagaaagaaaaaagaaagttattgtGTGGGGCAAAACACATGTATGGGCTGTATACAGTCCTAGGCTGCCTGATTGTGAACTGACCTACTTTATTACTGAAATTTTGGTATCCACAGGAGGTATGGCACAAGTCAAGACTACTGATCAGgctctgactgggtagctcagttgattagagtgtcgtccaaatatgccaaggttataggTACCACCCCCAATCAGGgtaatataagaatcaaccaatgaacacataataaataaaacaacaaattgatgtttctctctctctaaaatcaatcaattaaaaaaagattactgATTGGAAGTCTACTGGTAAATTGCCAGAATGAGGGGTGTGGTGGTTGACTGACACCGATGCCTTTGGGGAAGTGGCaaagtgaatgcttttattaTATAATCAGGGTGAATTTCAGGAGGGATGGGTTTTGATGAGGAGATGACCTTGTTATACTTTTAGCATTTAAAATGCTATCAGATTTCTTGTCTCTTTTGGTCTTTTCTACAGTGCCATAAAGTGAACATAGGGGGTTAAATAACCTCTTGAGATGAAAAAATTGATACCCAGTGTAAGACAGTTTAGTAGAAAGCTGGGAGAGACTTGAAGTCTGACTGTAGCTATGCCACTGACATTGATTTTGGTCAAAGCCACTTAGAaatctttgtatctttttcatcTGGATGATAATGAACTCAAATCAAGCCTTGCTGAGGTCATTTCAGGATGCCACACTTTCTGATTCTAATTGACATGCTTAAATTTATACAACTGATTACTGGCAGACCCCAGTAGAGAATGGTTCAAACAAaatgctgcttctcctctcctggcAGGTGGGGAGCCACTGCCAGCTCTCTTCACTGTTCTTTGTTCATACTTCTTCTGGGAAAGGACCTTGACAGGCCAGGTGCTCCCCAAATGCACCAGTGCTTTGTTGACTATATATACACAAGATTGAAAGGGGGCATAGAGACATCCAGCATAGTGAGAGAAATATGGTCAGGGAGTTCTCTAGCCCAagactttaatttatttttattttaatacccaGCTTCCACAagatgaaaattgaaaaaaatattggtCTAGATACTTGTTTTCATTCATATGCTATTGTGTAAGGAAATAacatagaatataaaaatgaggaaaaataaattctaagcAGTCATTCAAAATTTATTAACTCTGGTTGGCAGCAGTCTAGATATATTGGGGAAATAGATTTAATATAGGAAACAGAAAATTTGAACCCAGAGAAGAAAACAGTTTTAAGTAATTGAAAGTGAGAAAAATGGGAGAAACCACTTAGAAACAAAACTTAAATTCTGGAAACAGCAAGAAGGTATTAGAATAAGTATTGGAATTAAATTATAGTAATCGCTTGTGAaataaatggaatattatgtCATGTTTACCCATAAATATATGCAGCATTAGATTCATATCCTATACTTGAGTATACTTTTATGAATATGCTTTTATTATTGATGCAGACAAAATGGACTGAGTTTTACACATTCaaaacaataacattttttaGTTCCCTATGGACTCATTTTAAGGTATATTATTATGAATAAGGACTGCTTCAGCAAAGAAGTTGGTAGAAAATTGTTtgaaggaatatttttctttttgaaacaaaGTAAATCTTTAATCTGAACTTTAGTTGCTGACATAAAAGTGACTAACAAAGAACTGAGGTGCAGTCTTGAATCTTGAAGTCACACCCACCTGTATTTGAATACTGGCTTTGTCAGTTATAAACTATGTGACCTTCACAGACTGCAAAATGAGGACAGTACTGCCAATCTCATAGACTacttttgaggattaaatgaaataacttcTGGAAGTACTTAAAACCATGATTCTTCTGCAGAAATGCATTCTGGGCATAAGACATTCAGATGTTAGTATAATCCTGTGGAGTGATTGTGAAGGAGTGAGACTCATTTCCAGGTCTGGATTATAAAATTAGTCTTGTTATTTCTGGTTGTGCTTTGTGCATTACTTCGCACACCTACTaactccctttctcccccttcccttctcaacccctccctcttttctctctttaaaatcaataagttaaaaaaaaagaaaaaaaagaaattgacttGTTTTAAAACAATCCAGGCTGGTTcgcttagtggataaagtgtcagcctggtgtgcagacgtcccaggtttgatccccagtcagggtgcacaggagaagcaaccatccgctTCTTTCCcgcttcctctcccccctttctccctcttcctctctcatagccaatggctcagttggtctgagcatcggccccaggcactgactatggcttggttggttcaagcattggccccagacgggggttgccaggtggatcctggccagggtgcatgctggagtctctctctctagttcccctcctttcacttggaaaaagaaaaaaaaaaaccccaaattgtGGCATTGTCCTGAAAAATTTAACAGGTTtatttataactgttataaaaTTTAGCTGCTGAAACTTGTTCACTGAAACATTAGACTTGCGTTAATGTTTTACATccctacatttatatttttaaaaattcacagccctcgctggtagctcagtggatagagtatcagcctggtgtatggacattcggatttgattcctggtcagggcacaagggagaagtgaccatctgcttctcttcgccCCTCTTCCTCTTACCCTCCagatagccagtggcttgattggtttgagcatggccccaggtactgaggatagctccattggagcacaatagcctcaggtgctaaaaatagcttggtactctagCATTGGCTcaagatagggttgctgggtggatcctggtcagggcacatgctggagtctgcctcattatctcccctcctttcacctaaaaaaagttcacacacaaatgaaatggaaaaactgCCAATACTTAATTTCTTTCCCCTATTTTCTGCTTACAATTATATACTTTTGACCCCTTGGGAAAAAATCTAATGTTCAGAACTACCAGAAACAGGAACATGAGGAAACTTTATGTAAGGAATGAAATGTTTCCTATCATaatgcatttctttaaaattcattttttaaaactattgattatgggccctggccggttggctcagtggtagagcgtcggcctggcatgcagaagtcccgggttcgattctcggccagggcacacaggagaagcgcccatctgcttctccacccctccccctctccttcctttctgtctctctcttcccctcccgcagccgaggctccattggagcaaagatggcccgggcgctggggatggctccttggcctctgccccaggcgctagagtggctctggtcacaacagagcgacgccccagaggggcagagcatcgccccctggtgggcagagcgtcgccccctggtgggcgtgctgggtggattctggttgggcgcatgcgggagtctgtctatctctccccgtttccagcttcagaaaaatacagaaaaaaaaaagcaactattGATTATGTCTAGaaaaacagacagggagagagagaggagaggtagggagggagggtgaaaaaagcattcattttgttgttccacttagttgtacattcattggtagcttcccatatgtgccctgactgggattgaaacTGCAACTTGGCATTTGGGGGTGACGCTCTAAGTGACTGGGATAACCGGCTAGGGCTATCATAgtggattctttctttttcttttcttttttttttttttttgtatttttctgaagtgagaagcggagggtcagagagacaggctcctgtatacgtctgaccgggatccaccaggcatgcccaccagggggcgatgctctgcccagctgggctatTGTTCCCTTGAAACCTgaaccattctagagcctgaggccgaggccatggagccatcctcagagcccgggccaactttgctccaatcgagccttggctgtgggaggggaagatatatagagagaaaggagaggggggaagagtggagaagcagatgggtgcttctcctgtgtgccctggctgggaatcgaacccaggacttccacatgctgggcagatgctctaccgctgagcctaccggccagtgTGTCCATAGTGGATTCTTAAGCACGTTCTCCACACATGTGGCATGCTAGCTGGATATCTTTTTGGATAATTGTTACACATTTGGCACTGATAGCACACATGGTATCTTCAAAAGCCACCTGATAAGCCTCACTTGCCTCTTGCAAAGCCTCAATAACTTCAGTCTGGGAGCGCAGATCTATTTTGAAGTACTGATTAATTTCTTGCACCAGCCGCTGGAAGTTTGTGAATAAAAATTCAGGGGACTTCTGATACCATCTGACTTCATGAAGTGCCATGGTAGCAGGCCCGTGAAGATGTGGTTTCTTCACCCCCTCGATCTGTGCGCAGTGTGCTCTGTAGGAGCCGTGGCGTAGGGACCTCTTGACTTCCCTGCTTCTCCTTCGGCTGGAGCTTGTGGGCTGGAGATGGTGCTGGCGATGGAGAGTGGTGGCATGTGGCAGCGGCTGTGAACACACCTGTAACACTTTTTTGTTAGAAATCTTAAAGACCAatgtttgtattttcatttttctgtaactATTCAAAAAGCATAAATATTACAAGTCATGATGAATTGgtgccttttcccttttcttttgtgtgtgtgcctatcacccaaagtcaaatcgttttctgtcaccatatatttttccttgttcactcccctccctcctgtccctcccccGGTAGCCACTTCATTTTTAGCTCTGTCCATCagtatcagttttatatcccaccgttgtgtaaaatcatatagttttacCCTTTGCTAATTTTCATATACTTCATAATTGAAATTGCAATAGTTACAGCATGATGGCcagttaggttttatttttaaatgtgcatggTAATTCTCCTGTATACAAtataaaaagtgggcaaaaattTTAACAAAGTATTTGAGCATATTTAAATTAGGAAAATACCaggcaagatttttctttttgtaaactgCTTCTGTCCAAAGCATTCTGTATATTATCA from Saccopteryx leptura isolate mSacLep1 chromosome 2, mSacLep1_pri_phased_curated, whole genome shotgun sequence carries:
- the LOC136391175 gene encoding uncharacterized protein, which produces MKIQTLVFKISNKKVLQVCSQPLPHATTLHRQHHLQPTSSSRRRSREVKRSLRHGSYRAHCAQIEGVKKPHLHGPATMALHEVRWYQKSPEFLFTNFQRLVQEINQYFKIDLRSQTEVIEALQEASEAYQVAFEDTMCAISAKCVTIIQKDIQLACHMCGERA